A window from Gopherus flavomarginatus isolate rGopFla2 chromosome 4, rGopFla2.mat.asm, whole genome shotgun sequence encodes these proteins:
- the ABCC10 gene encoding ATP-binding cassette sub-family C member 10 isoform X3, which translates to MEEILADLCGTSPEDPLSVWVHGSVGHCFNQLILNVVPHTILAVVSACYLGTPRSPVPGASHRPGWKCRIAASFILTGLSILDIISAAITQQEFGTLYLVVLTSGIALLAWLTHSLALLMLYRSTYGSSRGPAAMVFLALFPVPALIITVVWYCQNGVAWPHLHSAHIFRLSILCLQLASLLIYVIGYITPVASRQVFCSINDSWQREPLISEPGIPAPNWQGVAEDGESWLSRFSYAWMNPLMKRGYQWMLNQPQDVYLLPRRLQAARVHDHFYSCWQEKAALSQEEEDTMSSTSPIVTKSDGSGDASSSSGSPCDAQKAVQLLAVLHAAFGLRYYSLGLLRLAGSLLGFSGPLLLNLLVSFMESHQEPLSHGVLYALGLFAGSFLGAVLRNQFSYEVNKVMLTVRAAVISAIYRKALRVSGSSLTGFTMGEIVNFMSTDTDRLVNFCISFHEVWSLPFQFAITLYLLYQQVGVAFLGGLALALMLVPVNKVIANRIMENNKEMLKHKDTRVKLMTEFLCGMRVIKFYTWEQHFGARINACRAKELQKLRAIKYLDAVCVYLWAALPVVVSIVIFITYVLLGHQLTATKVFTALALVGMLILPLNNFPWVLNGILDAKVSLDRIQHFLELSDQDLHAYYITDGPRDPSSALEMHHSTFSWSPPREESTRQHLSGGTLQIFIQDLAVAKGALVGVVGKVGCGKSSLLAAVTGELNRLGGQVYVWDLERGFGLATQEPWIQFTTVRENILFGRDYDARLYQEVLEACALSDDLNILPAGDQTEVGENGVTLSGGQKARIALARAVYQEKKIYLLDDPLAAVDADVANHLMQKCILGVLKHKTRILCTHRTEFLEKADTLLLMDNGRIVKIGTPSEILPLVEATLKVNEKNKRRQNKVATEQGQEEDMEIEAEELGQATCLLQREEEKKEGAVAFQVYRAYWLAVGSCLALSILFSLLLMQASRNISVWWLSHWISNLPQTANISMRPVSASFPSPQLLLFSFAGLVSHVQVLGTAPVHPNSTLDVNFYLMVYGCIAGANSVFTILRAFLFAHGTIRAATVIHSRLLQRVMKVAPDWPSWGHVEFQQVVLTYRPGLPNALDGVTFTIYPGEKVGIVGRTGSGKSTIFLALFRMVELRGGRILLDNVDSRSVGLESLRSKLAIIPQDPFLFSGTIRENLDPLGRHTDSDLYQVLEQCHLEAVITQMGGLDCELGERGKSLSVGQRQLVCLARALLTQAKVLCIDEATASVDQKTDQLLQQTIRQRFADKTVLTIAHRLNTILDSDRVLVMHAGKVAELDSPAVLSKREDSLFQRLLTSGQQ; encoded by the exons ATGGAAGAGATCCTGGCTGATCTGTGTGGTACCAGTCCGGAAGACCCACTTTCTGTGTGGGTCCATGGTAGTGTTGGTCACTGCTTCAACCAGCTGATTTTGAATGTTGTccctcacacaatccttgctgTAGTAAGCGCCTGCTACCTCGGCACTCCAAG ATCTCCTGTCCCAGGGGCTTCCCACAGACCTGGCTGGAAATGCAGAATTGCTGCCTCCTTCATACTCACTGGCCTCTCCATCCTTGATATAATCTCAGCAGCCATCACTCAGCAGGAGTTTGGTACTTTGTATCTGGTAGTGCTGACAAGTGGCATTGCCCTGCTGGCATGGCTCACTCATAGCCTGGCACTCCTCATGCTTTACAGGTCCACATACGGCTCCTCCCGTGGCCCTGCAGCCATGGTGTTCCTAGCCCTCTTCCCTGTCCCTGCCCTTATCATCACAGTGGTATGGTACTGCCAGAATGGGGTGGCCTGGCCCCACCTTCACTCTGCTCACATCTTCAGACTCTCCATCCTCTGCCTGCAGTTGGCCTCTCTACTTATCTATGTGATTGGGTATATTACTCCTGTTGCCAGCAGGCAAGTTTTTTGCTCCATCAATGACTCCTGGCAGCGTGAACCTCTCATCTCGGAGCCAGGGATCCCAGCGCCTAACTGGCAGGGAGTGGCAGAGGATGGTGAAAGCTGGCTCTCACGCTTCTCTTATGCTTGGATGAACCCTCTTATGAAGCGTGGCTATCAGTGGATGCTGAATCAGCCACAGGATGTCTATCTGCTACCTCGACGGCTCCAGGCTGCCAGGGTCCATGATCATTTCTACTCCTGCTGGCAGGAAAAGGCAGCTCTCAGCCAAGAGGAGGAAGATACAATGTCTTCCACTAGCCCAATTGTCACCAAAAGTGATGGGAGTGGAGATGCCTCCTCATCTTCAGGAAGCCCCTGTGATGCCCAGAAGGCTGTGCAACTCCTCGCAGTGCTGCATGCAGCCTTTGGGCTCCGCTACTACTCCCTAGGGCTCCTCAGACTGGCTGGCAGCCTGTTGGGCTTCTCAGGTCCCCTGCTCCTGAACCTGCTGGTTAGCTTCATGGAGTCACACCAGGAGCCTCTGAGCCATGGGGTGCTGTATGCCCTCGGCCTCTTTGCTGGCTCCTTCCTAGGTGCTGTCTTGCGGAACCAGTTCAGCTATGAGGTGAACAAGGTAATGCTGACGGTGCGTGCAGCAGTCATCTCTGCCATCTATCGTAAGGCCCTGCGGGTTAGTGGCAGCAGTCTGACTGGCTTCACCATGGGTGAGATTGTCAACTTCATGAGCACAGACACCGATCGGCTGGTCAACTTCTGCATCAGCTTCCATGAGGTGTGGAGTCTCCCTTTCCAGTTTGCCATCACCCTCTACCTCCTCTACCAGCAGGTTGGGGTGGCCTTCCTGGgaggcctggccctggccctgatgCTTGTGCCTGTCAACAAGGTCATAGCAAACCGTATCATGGAGAACAACAAGGAGATGCTAAAGCACAAAGACACACGAGTTAAG CTAATgacagagttcctgtgtggcaTGCGAGTGATCAAATTTTACACCTGGGAGCAGCACTTTGGTGCCCGGATAAATGCCTGCCGAGCCAAGGAGCTGCAGAAGCTGCGAGCCATCAAGTACCTGGATGCTGTGTGCGTGTACCTGTGGGCAGCACTGCCAGTAGTCGTCTCCATTGTCATCTTCATTACCTATGTCCTGCTGGGGCACCAACTCACTGCCACCAAG GTATTTACAGCCTTGGCGCTTGTTGGGATGCTGATTCTTCCCCTCAATAACTTTCCCTGGGTGTTGAATGGAATCTTGGATGCCAAAGTGTCCCTGGATCGCATCCAGCATTTCCTTGAGCTCTCTGACCAGGACCTGCATGCTTATTACATCACTG ATGGCCCCAGAGACCCATCCTCTGCACTGGAAATGCATCACTCCACCTTCTCCTGGTCACCGCCCAGGGAGGAGAGCACCAGGCAGCACCTGTCTGGAGGGACTCTGCAGATCTTCATTCAGGACCTGGCAGTGGCAAag GGGGCGCTGGTGGGAGTTGTTGGGAAGGTTGGCTGTGGGAAGAGTTCTCTGCTTGCAGCAGTCACTGGAGAACTCAACAG ACTTGGTGGGCAAGTTTATGTCTGGGATCTGGAGCGAGGATTCGGCCTAGCCACCCAGGAGCCTTGGATCCAGTTTACCACTGTCCGTGAGAATATCCTCTTTGGGAGGGACTATGATGCCAGGCTCTACCAGGAGGTGCTTGAGGCCTGTGCACTTTCCGACGATCTGAAT ATCTTACCAGCAGGTGACCAGACGGAGGTGGGTGAGAATGGAGTGACCCTTAGTGGGGGACAGAAGGCTCGTATCGCCCTTGCTAGGGCTGTTTATCAG GAGAAGAAGATTTATCTTCTTGATGATCCACTGGCAGCTGTTGATGCTGATGTAGCCAATCACCTTATGCAGAAATGTATTCTGGGAGTTCTCAAACACAAGACCAGGATTCTCTGCACACACAGGACGGAGTTTTTAGAGAAGGCTGACACCTTGCTGCTCATGGACAATGGCAGAATAGTCAAGATAG gtACCCCATCCGAAATCCTGCCACTGGTGGAAGCCACCCTCAAGGTCAATGAGAAGAATAAGAGGAGGCAGAATAAAG TCGCTACTGAGCAAGGCCAGGAGGAGGACATGGAGATAGAGGCAGAGGAACTGGGCCAAGCCACTTGCCTCCTCCAGcgggaggaagaaaagaaagaaggggCAGTAGCTTTTCAGGTGTATAGGGCATATTGGCTGGCAGTGGGCAGCTGCCTAGCATTGTCcatcctcttctccctgctcctgATGCAAG CATCCAGGAACATCTCAGTTTGGTGGCTGTCACACTGGATCTCCAACTTGCCCCAGACGGCAAACATCTCCATGAGGCCCGTGTCAGcttctttcccttccccacagctgctgctcttctcCTTTGCGGGGCTTGT CTCCCACGTCCAGGTGTTGGGCACAGCTCCAGTCCATCCCAATAGCACACTGGATGTGAACTTCTACCTAATGGTGTATGGCTGCATTGCTGGGGCCAACTCAGTGTTCACCATCCTGCGGGCCTTCCTCTTCGCCCATGGCACTATCCGCGCTGCCACTGTCATTCACAGCCGGCTGCTCCAGAGAGTGATGAAG GTTGCCCCTGACTGGCCGAGCTGGGGCCACGTGGAGTTCCAGCAGGTGGTTCTGACATATCGGCCAGGACTGCCCAATGCTCTGGATGGGGTGACCTTCACCATCTACCCTGGAGAGAAAGTGGGGATTGTGGGGCGCACTGGATCTGGCAAATCTACGATCTTCTTGGCACTCTTCCGCATGGTGGAGCTGAGAGGGGGACGGATCCTCCTGGACAATGTCGACAGCCGATCGGTGGGCCTGGAGAGTCTGAG atCCAAACTGGCCATAATCCCCCAGGACCCATTTTTGTTCAGTGGGACAATCCGGGAGAACTTGGACCCCCTGGGGCGACATACAGACTCTGACTTGTACCAGGTGCTGGAACAGTGCCACCTAGAGGCGGTGATTACTCAGATGG GTGGACTGGACTGtgagctgggggagagagggaagagtcTGTCGGTGGGACAGAGGCAGCTTGTGTGTCTGGCAAGAGCCCTCCTGACCCAGGCCAAG GTGCTGTGCATCGATGAGGCCACAGCCAGTGTGGATCAGAAGACCGATCAACTGCTACAGCAGACCATCCGCCAGCGCTTTGCTGACAAAACTGTGCTCACGATTGCTCACAG GCTGAACACCATCCTGGACTCAGACCGTGTGCTAGTGATGCATGCAGGGAAGGTGGCAGAGCTGGATTCACCTGCTGTCCTCAGCAAGAGGGAAGACTCCTTGTTTCAGCGACTCCTGACCAGTGGGCAGCAATGA
- the ABCC10 gene encoding ATP-binding cassette sub-family C member 10 isoform X4 produces the protein MEEILADLCGTSPEDPLSVWVHGSVGHCFNQLILNVVPHTILAVVSACYLGTPRSPVPGASHRPGWKCRIAASFILTGLSILDIISAAITQQEFGTLYLVVLTSGIALLAWLTHSLALLMLYRSTYGSSRGPAAMVFLALFPVPALIITVVWYCQNGVAWPHLHSAHIFRLSILCLQLASLLIYVIGYITPVASRQVFCSINDSWQREPLISEPGIPAPNWQGVAEDGESWLSRFSYAWMNPLMKRGYQWMLNQPQDVYLLPRRLQAARVHDHFYSCWQEKAALSQEEEDTMSSTSPIVTKSDGSGDASSSSGSPCDAQKAVQLLAVLHAAFGLRYYSLGLLRLAGSLLGFSGPLLLNLLVSFMESHQEPLSHGVLYALGLFAGSFLGAVLRNQFSYEVNKVMLTVRAAVISAIYRKALRVSGSSLTGFTMGEIVNFMSTDTDRLVNFCISFHEVWSLPFQFAITLYLLYQQVGVAFLGGLALALMLVPVNKVIANRIMENNKEMLKHKDTRVKLMTEFLCGMRVIKFYTWEQHFGARINACRAKELQKLRAIKYLDAVCVYLWAALPVVVSIVIFITYVLLGHQLTATKVFTALALVGMLILPLNNFPWVLNGILDAKVSLDRIQHFLELSDQDLHAYYITDGPRDPSSALEMHHSTFSWSPPREESTRQHLSGGTLQIFIQDLAVAKGALVGVVGKVGCGKSSLLAAVTGELNRLGGQVYVWDLERGFGLATQEPWIQFTTVRENILFGRDYDARLYQEVLEACALSDDLNILPAGDQTEVGENGVTLSGGQKARIALARAVYQEKKIYLLDDPLAAVDADVANHLMQKCILGVLKHKTRILCTHRTEFLEKADTLLLMDNGRIVKIGTPSEILPLVEATLKVNEKNKRRQNKVATEQGQEEDMEIEAEELGQATCLLQREEEKKEGAVAFQVYRAYWLAVGSCLALSILFSLLLMQASRNISVWWLSHWISNLPQTANISMRPVSASFPSPQLLLFSFAGLVSHVQVLGTAPVHPNSTLDVNFYLMVYGCIAGANSVFTILRAFLFAHGTIRAATVIHSRLLQRVMKATVTFFDITPMGRILNRFSSDLYCVDDTLPFILNIFLANVFGLLGMLVMITYGLPWIGLILLPLAVLYFSIQLYYRRTSRELKRLYSLTLSPIYTHFSETLTGLNIIRATRATDRFEAENQLQLEQNQRCLFASNTAMQWLDIRLQMIGVAVVTAIAGIAIIQHQRHLGNPETAPTCSTD, from the exons ATGGAAGAGATCCTGGCTGATCTGTGTGGTACCAGTCCGGAAGACCCACTTTCTGTGTGGGTCCATGGTAGTGTTGGTCACTGCTTCAACCAGCTGATTTTGAATGTTGTccctcacacaatccttgctgTAGTAAGCGCCTGCTACCTCGGCACTCCAAG ATCTCCTGTCCCAGGGGCTTCCCACAGACCTGGCTGGAAATGCAGAATTGCTGCCTCCTTCATACTCACTGGCCTCTCCATCCTTGATATAATCTCAGCAGCCATCACTCAGCAGGAGTTTGGTACTTTGTATCTGGTAGTGCTGACAAGTGGCATTGCCCTGCTGGCATGGCTCACTCATAGCCTGGCACTCCTCATGCTTTACAGGTCCACATACGGCTCCTCCCGTGGCCCTGCAGCCATGGTGTTCCTAGCCCTCTTCCCTGTCCCTGCCCTTATCATCACAGTGGTATGGTACTGCCAGAATGGGGTGGCCTGGCCCCACCTTCACTCTGCTCACATCTTCAGACTCTCCATCCTCTGCCTGCAGTTGGCCTCTCTACTTATCTATGTGATTGGGTATATTACTCCTGTTGCCAGCAGGCAAGTTTTTTGCTCCATCAATGACTCCTGGCAGCGTGAACCTCTCATCTCGGAGCCAGGGATCCCAGCGCCTAACTGGCAGGGAGTGGCAGAGGATGGTGAAAGCTGGCTCTCACGCTTCTCTTATGCTTGGATGAACCCTCTTATGAAGCGTGGCTATCAGTGGATGCTGAATCAGCCACAGGATGTCTATCTGCTACCTCGACGGCTCCAGGCTGCCAGGGTCCATGATCATTTCTACTCCTGCTGGCAGGAAAAGGCAGCTCTCAGCCAAGAGGAGGAAGATACAATGTCTTCCACTAGCCCAATTGTCACCAAAAGTGATGGGAGTGGAGATGCCTCCTCATCTTCAGGAAGCCCCTGTGATGCCCAGAAGGCTGTGCAACTCCTCGCAGTGCTGCATGCAGCCTTTGGGCTCCGCTACTACTCCCTAGGGCTCCTCAGACTGGCTGGCAGCCTGTTGGGCTTCTCAGGTCCCCTGCTCCTGAACCTGCTGGTTAGCTTCATGGAGTCACACCAGGAGCCTCTGAGCCATGGGGTGCTGTATGCCCTCGGCCTCTTTGCTGGCTCCTTCCTAGGTGCTGTCTTGCGGAACCAGTTCAGCTATGAGGTGAACAAGGTAATGCTGACGGTGCGTGCAGCAGTCATCTCTGCCATCTATCGTAAGGCCCTGCGGGTTAGTGGCAGCAGTCTGACTGGCTTCACCATGGGTGAGATTGTCAACTTCATGAGCACAGACACCGATCGGCTGGTCAACTTCTGCATCAGCTTCCATGAGGTGTGGAGTCTCCCTTTCCAGTTTGCCATCACCCTCTACCTCCTCTACCAGCAGGTTGGGGTGGCCTTCCTGGgaggcctggccctggccctgatgCTTGTGCCTGTCAACAAGGTCATAGCAAACCGTATCATGGAGAACAACAAGGAGATGCTAAAGCACAAAGACACACGAGTTAAG CTAATgacagagttcctgtgtggcaTGCGAGTGATCAAATTTTACACCTGGGAGCAGCACTTTGGTGCCCGGATAAATGCCTGCCGAGCCAAGGAGCTGCAGAAGCTGCGAGCCATCAAGTACCTGGATGCTGTGTGCGTGTACCTGTGGGCAGCACTGCCAGTAGTCGTCTCCATTGTCATCTTCATTACCTATGTCCTGCTGGGGCACCAACTCACTGCCACCAAG GTATTTACAGCCTTGGCGCTTGTTGGGATGCTGATTCTTCCCCTCAATAACTTTCCCTGGGTGTTGAATGGAATCTTGGATGCCAAAGTGTCCCTGGATCGCATCCAGCATTTCCTTGAGCTCTCTGACCAGGACCTGCATGCTTATTACATCACTG ATGGCCCCAGAGACCCATCCTCTGCACTGGAAATGCATCACTCCACCTTCTCCTGGTCACCGCCCAGGGAGGAGAGCACCAGGCAGCACCTGTCTGGAGGGACTCTGCAGATCTTCATTCAGGACCTGGCAGTGGCAAag GGGGCGCTGGTGGGAGTTGTTGGGAAGGTTGGCTGTGGGAAGAGTTCTCTGCTTGCAGCAGTCACTGGAGAACTCAACAG ACTTGGTGGGCAAGTTTATGTCTGGGATCTGGAGCGAGGATTCGGCCTAGCCACCCAGGAGCCTTGGATCCAGTTTACCACTGTCCGTGAGAATATCCTCTTTGGGAGGGACTATGATGCCAGGCTCTACCAGGAGGTGCTTGAGGCCTGTGCACTTTCCGACGATCTGAAT ATCTTACCAGCAGGTGACCAGACGGAGGTGGGTGAGAATGGAGTGACCCTTAGTGGGGGACAGAAGGCTCGTATCGCCCTTGCTAGGGCTGTTTATCAG GAGAAGAAGATTTATCTTCTTGATGATCCACTGGCAGCTGTTGATGCTGATGTAGCCAATCACCTTATGCAGAAATGTATTCTGGGAGTTCTCAAACACAAGACCAGGATTCTCTGCACACACAGGACGGAGTTTTTAGAGAAGGCTGACACCTTGCTGCTCATGGACAATGGCAGAATAGTCAAGATAG gtACCCCATCCGAAATCCTGCCACTGGTGGAAGCCACCCTCAAGGTCAATGAGAAGAATAAGAGGAGGCAGAATAAAG TCGCTACTGAGCAAGGCCAGGAGGAGGACATGGAGATAGAGGCAGAGGAACTGGGCCAAGCCACTTGCCTCCTCCAGcgggaggaagaaaagaaagaaggggCAGTAGCTTTTCAGGTGTATAGGGCATATTGGCTGGCAGTGGGCAGCTGCCTAGCATTGTCcatcctcttctccctgctcctgATGCAAG CATCCAGGAACATCTCAGTTTGGTGGCTGTCACACTGGATCTCCAACTTGCCCCAGACGGCAAACATCTCCATGAGGCCCGTGTCAGcttctttcccttccccacagctgctgctcttctcCTTTGCGGGGCTTGT CTCCCACGTCCAGGTGTTGGGCACAGCTCCAGTCCATCCCAATAGCACACTGGATGTGAACTTCTACCTAATGGTGTATGGCTGCATTGCTGGGGCCAACTCAGTGTTCACCATCCTGCGGGCCTTCCTCTTCGCCCATGGCACTATCCGCGCTGCCACTGTCATTCACAGCCGGCTGCTCCAGAGAGTGATGAAG GCCACAGTGACCTTTTTTGACATTACACCGATGGGCCGGATCCTGAACCGCTTCTCTTCGGACCTGTACTGTGTGGACGACACCCTGCCCTTCATCCTCAACATCTTCCTGGCCAATGTCTTTGGGCTGCTGGGCATGCTGGTGATGATAACCTATGGGCTGCCCTGGATTGGCCTGATCTTGCTGCCGCTGGCTGTCCTCTACTTTTCCATCCAGCTCTATTACCGGCGCACCTCCCGTGAGCTCAAGCGCCTCTACAGCCTCACCCTGTCCCCCATCTACACCCATTTCTCAGAGACCCTGACAGGGCTGAACATTATCCGAGCCACCCGGGCCACAGACAG ATTTGAGGCAGAGAATCAGCTGCAACTGGAGCAGAACCAGCGCTGCCTCTTTGCCAGTAACACCGCCATGCAGTGGCTGGACATCCGCCTACAGATGATTGGAGTTGCTGTGGTTACAGCTATAGCAGGAATCGCCATCATTCAGCACCAGAGGCACCTGGGAAATCCAG AGACAGCACCAACCTGTTCGACTGACTGA